The proteins below are encoded in one region of Micromonospora sp. DSM 45708:
- a CDS encoding TetR/AcrR family transcriptional regulator, protein MSDMTSTTGAPRSPGRPRSTRADEAIVEAALDLLAEGSTLEALSIEAIATRAGVGKATIYRRWSGKEALLLDALRRLKGVPPRPGGRSVRDDLVLLVGAVGQHVDPRVRKIMPCLVPEVSRSSAHRQAYEAIIEPRRQAMREVLRRAMDSGELRADLDIEVAMALLTAPMLTQRMLHWHPELDERILPERIVDAVLDGLRAR, encoded by the coding sequence ATGTCTGACATGACGTCCACGACGGGTGCTCCGCGATCGCCTGGTCGACCGCGGAGCACCCGCGCCGACGAGGCGATCGTGGAGGCCGCGCTCGACCTGCTCGCCGAGGGCAGCACGCTCGAGGCACTCTCCATCGAGGCGATCGCGACCCGGGCCGGGGTCGGCAAGGCCACCATCTACCGCCGCTGGTCGGGCAAGGAGGCGCTGCTGCTGGATGCGCTGCGCCGCCTCAAGGGCGTCCCGCCCCGCCCCGGTGGGCGCTCCGTCCGGGACGACCTGGTGCTGCTGGTCGGCGCCGTGGGCCAGCACGTCGACCCCCGCGTCCGCAAGATCATGCCCTGCCTGGTGCCCGAGGTGAGCCGCAGCTCCGCCCACCGGCAGGCCTACGAGGCGATCATCGAGCCCCGGCGACAGGCGATGCGCGAGGTGCTGCGCCGCGCGATGGACAGCGGCGAGCTGCGCGCCGACCTCGACATCGAGGTGGCCATGGCGTTGCTCACCGCGCCGATGCTCACCCAGCGCATGCTGCACTGGCACCCCGAACTGGACGAACGCATCCTGCCCGAGCGGATCGTGGACGCCGTCCTGGACGGCCTGCGCGCCCGCTGA
- a CDS encoding helix-turn-helix domain-containing protein encodes MSVMSSPVEFLELLAREAAAVEFEGPLVAARAAGLPADRLAELEQAKVVALRVRALLERRRRRETELSGLYDTASDLAGLRDLDDVLRAIVHRARILLGTDVAYMTLNDDERGDTYMRVTDGSISARFQRLRLEMGDGLGGLVAQTGTPYVTSNYQEDERFRHTGEIDGGVGEEGLVAILGVPLRLGSSVIGVLYAANRSARPFAREEVSLLVSLGAHAAVAIDTARLLAETRAALAELSSANGTIRAHSSSVERAAAAHDRMTALVVRGGGMEDVAAAVTEVLGGALLALDAEGRRLARVGEIDEPDRADIVEAVAASRTEGRSVRRGPLWYAAVVAGAENLGALVLRPDDELVDADQRILERAALVTALLLLFRRTVAEAEGRVRGELLDDLIARPLRDADALRSRARRIGVDLDAPHVLVAVGDDAFAETGSARQRVLSWATSYASTRGGLAAARDGRVVLMLPGRDAGGAARAVARDLSRVTGRPVTAGASGPSTGPASLAVTFAEAERCLTALGALGRAGQGASTAELGFVGLLLGAVGDAGDRDVARFLTATVGPVVDYDARRGTALVKTLEAYFGVGGSLARAAEQLHVHVNTVTQRLERVGQLLGADWQKPERALEVQLALRLHRLRSPAG; translated from the coding sequence ATGTCGGTCATGTCGTCGCCGGTGGAGTTCCTGGAGCTGCTGGCGCGCGAGGCCGCCGCGGTCGAGTTCGAGGGCCCGCTGGTCGCCGCGCGCGCCGCCGGCCTGCCCGCCGACCGGCTGGCCGAGCTGGAGCAGGCGAAGGTGGTGGCGCTGCGGGTCCGGGCGCTGCTGGAGCGTCGCCGTCGCCGGGAGACCGAGCTGTCCGGCCTGTACGACACCGCCAGCGACCTGGCCGGCCTGCGCGACCTGGACGACGTGCTGCGCGCGATCGTGCACCGGGCCCGGATCCTGCTCGGCACCGACGTGGCGTACATGACGCTCAACGACGACGAGCGCGGCGACACGTACATGCGGGTCACCGACGGCTCCATCTCGGCCCGGTTCCAGCGGCTGCGGCTGGAGATGGGCGACGGGCTGGGCGGCCTGGTGGCGCAGACCGGCACCCCGTACGTCACCTCGAACTACCAGGAGGACGAGCGGTTCCGGCACACCGGGGAGATCGACGGCGGGGTGGGCGAGGAGGGCCTGGTGGCCATCCTGGGCGTGCCGCTGCGGCTCGGCTCCAGCGTGATCGGCGTGCTGTACGCGGCCAACCGCTCGGCCCGCCCGTTCGCCCGGGAGGAGGTGTCGCTGCTGGTCTCGCTGGGGGCGCACGCCGCGGTGGCGATCGACACCGCCCGACTGCTGGCCGAGACGCGGGCCGCGTTGGCGGAGCTGTCGTCGGCGAACGGCACGATCCGGGCGCACAGCAGCTCGGTGGAGCGGGCCGCCGCCGCGCACGACCGGATGACCGCGCTGGTGGTGCGCGGCGGCGGGATGGAGGACGTGGCGGCGGCGGTGACCGAGGTGCTCGGCGGCGCGCTGCTGGCGCTGGACGCCGAGGGGCGGCGGCTGGCCCGGGTCGGCGAGATCGACGAGCCGGACCGGGCGGACATCGTGGAGGCGGTCGCCGCGTCGCGCACCGAGGGGCGCAGCGTACGCCGGGGTCCGCTCTGGTACGCCGCGGTGGTGGCCGGCGCGGAGAACCTGGGCGCGCTGGTGCTGCGTCCGGACGACGAGCTGGTCGACGCCGACCAGCGCATCCTGGAGCGGGCCGCGCTGGTGACCGCGTTGCTGCTGCTGTTCCGCCGCACGGTGGCCGAGGCGGAGGGGCGGGTCCGGGGCGAGCTGCTCGACGACCTGATCGCCCGGCCGTTGCGGGACGCCGACGCGCTGCGCAGCCGGGCCCGCCGGATCGGGGTGGACCTGGACGCCCCGCACGTGCTGGTGGCGGTCGGTGACGACGCGTTCGCCGAGACGGGTTCGGCCCGGCAGCGGGTGCTCTCCTGGGCCACCTCGTACGCCTCGACGCGGGGCGGGCTGGCCGCGGCGCGCGACGGGCGGGTGGTGCTGATGCTGCCCGGTCGGGACGCCGGCGGGGCGGCCCGCGCGGTGGCCCGGGACCTGTCCCGGGTGACCGGCCGGCCGGTGACCGCCGGGGCGAGCGGGCCGTCGACCGGTCCGGCGTCGCTGGCGGTCACGTTCGCCGAGGCGGAGCGCTGCCTGACCGCGCTCGGCGCGTTGGGCCGGGCCGGGCAGGGCGCGAGCACCGCGGAGCTGGGCTTCGTCGGGCTGCTGCTCGGGGCGGTCGGCGACGCCGGTGACCGGGACGTGGCCCGGTTCCTCACCGCCACGGTGGGGCCGGTGGTCGACTACGACGCCCGGCGGGGCACCGCGCTGGTGAAGACGTTGGAGGCGTACTTCGGGGTGGGCGGCAGCCTGGCGCGGGCGGCCGAGCAGCTACACGTGCACGTCAACACCGTGACCCAGCGACTGGAGCGGGTCGGGCAGTTGCTCGGCGCCGACTGGCAGAAGCCGGAGCGGGCGCTGGAGGTGCAGCTCGCGCTGCGCCTGCACCGGCTGCGCAGCCCGGCCGGCTGA
- the secF gene encoding protein translocase subunit SecF has product MAKSGLAARLYRGEADLNIVGKRKLWFGVAGALVLIAVLSFAFNGFKLGIEFAGGNSFQVPASVGTLDQAERTIDDVLAKEAPGVEVVTAQKVGGAGGETYEMRTGQLSQEQANAAKTAMAQEFGIQPDQISGSQVSEAWGSQVTSRAFLGLLIFLAVVSIYLVLRFEWRMAVAAIVSLLTNLILTSGIYSLVGFEVTPSTIIGFLTILGFALYDVVVVFDKVQENTRGITANNNLTYGEASNLALNQSLMRSLNTSVVALLPVGGLLFIGAGLLGAGTLKDLGLVLFVGMAVAFLTSILLATPLLVLLKNQDPRISAHNKRVLARRAAVARGEITPKGASRPAPTGDQPIEADAALAGAAPKVGSRPAGKRPSGARGGRPSGGGGNRPGGAKRR; this is encoded by the coding sequence ATGGCTAAGAGTGGTCTGGCCGCCCGGCTCTACCGTGGCGAGGCCGATCTCAACATCGTCGGCAAGCGCAAGCTGTGGTTCGGCGTGGCCGGCGCGCTGGTGCTGATCGCGGTGCTGAGCTTCGCGTTCAACGGCTTCAAGCTCGGCATCGAGTTCGCCGGCGGCAACTCGTTCCAGGTGCCGGCCAGCGTCGGCACGCTCGACCAGGCCGAGCGCACCATCGACGACGTGCTGGCCAAGGAGGCACCCGGCGTCGAGGTGGTCACCGCGCAGAAGGTCGGCGGGGCCGGCGGCGAGACCTACGAGATGCGCACCGGGCAGCTCAGCCAGGAGCAGGCCAACGCGGCCAAGACCGCGATGGCGCAGGAGTTCGGCATCCAGCCCGACCAGATCAGCGGCAGCCAGGTCTCCGAGGCCTGGGGCAGTCAGGTCACCTCCCGCGCGTTCCTCGGTCTGCTGATCTTCCTCGCCGTGGTGTCGATCTACCTGGTGCTGCGCTTCGAGTGGCGGATGGCGGTCGCCGCGATCGTCTCGCTGCTCACCAACCTGATCCTCACCTCCGGCATCTACTCGCTCGTCGGCTTCGAGGTCACCCCGTCGACGATCATCGGCTTCCTCACCATCCTGGGCTTCGCGCTCTACGACGTGGTGGTGGTCTTCGACAAGGTGCAGGAGAACACGCGGGGCATCACCGCGAACAACAACCTCACCTACGGCGAGGCGTCGAACCTGGCGCTCAACCAGAGCCTCATGCGCTCGCTGAACACGTCGGTGGTGGCGCTGCTCCCGGTCGGCGGCCTGCTGTTCATCGGCGCCGGCCTGCTCGGCGCCGGCACCCTGAAGGACCTGGGCCTGGTGCTCTTCGTCGGCATGGCGGTGGCGTTCCTCACCTCGATCCTGCTGGCCACCCCGCTGCTGGTGCTGCTGAAGAACCAGGACCCGCGGATCAGCGCGCACAACAAGCGGGTGCTCGCCCGCCGGGCAGCCGTCGCCCGGGGCGAGATCACCCCGAAGGGCGCGTCGCGCCCCGCGCCGACCGGCGACCAGCCGATCGAGGCGGACGCGGCGCTGGCCGGCGCCGCCCCGAAGGTCGGCTCCCGGCCGGCCGGGAAGCGCCCCAGCGGCGCCCGGGGCGGTCGGCCCAGCGGCGGCGGGGGTAACCGGCCGGGCGGCGCGAAGCGCCGCTGA
- the ruvC gene encoding crossover junction endodeoxyribonuclease RuvC, translated as MRVLGVDPGLTRCGVGVVEGVPGRPCTLVAYYVVHTDPGDDLPLRLLHLDRSLTDLVATHRPDAVAVERVFSQHNVRTVMGTAQASGIAVLAGARAGLPVKTYTPSEVKAAVTGSGQADKKQMTTMVTRLLRLAEPPKPADAADALALAICHVWRGGTRSKLAAAADQARRGGARR; from the coding sequence GTGCGCGTGCTGGGCGTCGACCCGGGGCTGACCCGGTGCGGGGTCGGCGTGGTCGAGGGCGTGCCCGGGCGTCCCTGCACGCTGGTCGCCTACTACGTCGTCCACACCGATCCCGGGGACGACCTACCGCTGCGCCTGCTGCACCTGGACCGGTCGCTCACCGACCTGGTCGCCACGCACCGGCCCGACGCGGTCGCCGTGGAACGCGTGTTCAGCCAGCACAACGTGCGCACCGTGATGGGCACCGCCCAGGCGAGCGGCATCGCGGTGCTCGCCGGCGCCCGGGCCGGGCTGCCGGTGAAGACCTACACCCCGAGCGAGGTGAAGGCGGCGGTGACCGGTTCGGGTCAGGCGGACAAGAAGCAGATGACCACCATGGTCACCCGCCTGCTGCGGCTGGCGGAGCCGCCGAAACCGGCCGACGCCGCCGACGCGCTGGCGCTGGCGATCTGTCACGTCTGGCGGGGCGGCACCCGGTCCAAGCTGGCCGCCGCCGCCGACCAGGCCCGACGAGGAGGGGCGCGACGATGA
- the ruvB gene encoding Holliday junction branch migration DNA helicase RuvB, producing MSNDNLVSAYVSDAELDAEASVRPKRLAEFIAQDRVRDQLDLLLQGAMRRGSPPDHILLSGPPGLGKTSLANIVAAELGAGIRVTSGPAIERSGDLAAILTSLAEGDVLFIDEIHRIAKPAEELLYSAMEDFRVDVVVGKGPGATAIPLDVEPFTLVGATTRSGLLTGPMRDRFGFVAHLDFYSPADLETLLHRSARILGVPITPDGAAEIAGRSRGTPRIANRLLRRVRDYAEVRADGVVTVETARTALTVYDVDALGLDRLDRAVLKALVDLFRGGPVGVSTLAVAVGEQPDTVEEVCEPFLVRAGLLARTPRGRVATEAAWRHLGRNPPNGTFGMDAPPGPDLFSTQTDRP from the coding sequence ATGAGCAACGACAACCTGGTCTCGGCGTACGTCAGCGACGCGGAGCTGGACGCGGAGGCCAGCGTCCGGCCGAAGCGGCTCGCCGAGTTCATCGCCCAGGACCGGGTCCGCGACCAGCTCGACCTGCTGTTGCAGGGCGCGATGCGGCGCGGCTCCCCGCCGGACCACATCCTGCTCTCGGGCCCGCCCGGGCTCGGGAAGACCAGCCTGGCCAACATCGTGGCGGCCGAGCTGGGCGCCGGCATCCGGGTGACCAGCGGGCCGGCGATCGAGCGGTCCGGCGACCTGGCCGCGATCCTGACCAGCCTCGCCGAGGGCGACGTGCTGTTCATCGACGAGATCCACCGGATCGCCAAGCCGGCCGAGGAGCTGCTCTACAGCGCCATGGAGGACTTCCGGGTCGACGTGGTGGTGGGCAAGGGTCCCGGCGCGACCGCCATTCCGCTGGACGTGGAGCCGTTCACGCTGGTCGGCGCCACCACCCGGTCGGGCCTGCTGACCGGCCCGATGCGTGACCGGTTCGGCTTCGTCGCGCACCTGGACTTCTACTCCCCGGCCGACCTGGAGACGCTGCTGCACCGGTCCGCCCGGATCCTCGGCGTGCCGATCACGCCCGACGGCGCGGCGGAGATCGCCGGCCGGTCCCGGGGCACGCCGCGGATCGCCAACCGGCTGCTGCGCCGGGTCCGGGACTACGCCGAGGTCCGCGCCGACGGGGTGGTCACGGTGGAGACCGCGCGGACCGCGCTGACCGTCTACGACGTGGACGCGCTCGGCCTGGACCGGCTCGACCGGGCGGTGCTCAAGGCGCTCGTGGACCTGTTCCGGGGCGGCCCGGTCGGGGTCTCCACCCTCGCGGTGGCGGTGGGGGAGCAGCCGGACACGGTCGAGGAGGTCTGCGAGCCGTTCCTGGTGCGGGCCGGGCTGCTGGCCCGGACGCCCCGGGGCCGGGTGGCGACCGAGGCCGCCTGGCGGCACCTGGGACGCAACCCACCGAATGGTACATTTGGCATGGATGCCCCTCCGGGGCCCGATCTGTTCTCGACGCAGACCGACCGGCCGTGA
- the ruvA gene encoding Holliday junction branch migration protein RuvA produces the protein MIASVRGTVTATGPDHAVVEVGGIGLAVQCAPGTIADLRVGQPARLATSLVVREDSLTLYGFADDDAKQLFELLQTASGVGPRLAQAVLAVHTPDAVRKAIANADLAALTRVPGIGKKGAERLVLELRDRVGPVAIGPDGAGGVTAGAWPEQVRQALVGLGWSAAQAEQAVVAVAETVDGETPPVPVLLKQAIRLLGRTR, from the coding sequence ATGATCGCGAGTGTGCGCGGCACGGTGACCGCGACCGGTCCGGACCACGCGGTGGTGGAGGTGGGCGGCATCGGCCTGGCCGTCCAGTGCGCCCCCGGCACCATCGCCGACCTGCGGGTCGGCCAGCCGGCCCGGCTGGCCACCAGCCTGGTGGTCCGGGAGGACTCGCTCACCCTCTACGGCTTCGCCGACGACGACGCCAAGCAACTGTTCGAGCTGCTCCAGACCGCCAGCGGCGTCGGGCCCCGGCTGGCCCAGGCGGTGCTCGCCGTGCACACCCCGGACGCGGTCCGCAAGGCCATCGCCAACGCCGACCTAGCGGCGCTGACCCGGGTGCCCGGGATCGGCAAGAAGGGCGCCGAACGGCTCGTGCTGGAGCTGCGCGACCGGGTCGGCCCGGTGGCGATCGGCCCGGACGGCGCGGGCGGGGTGACCGCCGGCGCCTGGCCGGAGCAGGTCCGTCAGGCGCTTGTCGGGCTCGGCTGGTCGGCGGCCCAGGCGGAGCAGGCGGTGGTCGCGGTCGCGGAGACCGTCGACGGCGAGACCCCGCCGGTGCCGGTCCTGCTGAAGCAGGCCATCCGCCTGCTGGGCCGCACCCGATGA
- the yajC gene encoding preprotein translocase subunit YajC, whose translation MLYAAASGGGAGGLTPILMIALLFVVMYFMMIRPQQKRRREAEQMQSALAPGDEVVTIGGLHGTVTVVEDETVLLEVAPGVQTRYARPAVARVVKRAEAPEAETISEEAEPVKE comes from the coding sequence GTGCTTTACGCAGCAGCGAGTGGCGGGGGAGCCGGCGGTCTGACGCCGATCCTCATGATCGCTCTGCTCTTCGTCGTCATGTACTTCATGATGATCCGTCCGCAGCAGAAGCGCCGCCGGGAGGCGGAGCAGATGCAGTCCGCTCTCGCCCCGGGCGACGAGGTGGTCACCATCGGCGGCCTGCACGGCACGGTCACCGTGGTCGAGGACGAGACGGTCCTGCTCGAGGTCGCCCCCGGCGTGCAGACCCGGTACGCGCGTCCCGCCGTGGCCCGGGTGGTCAAGCGGGCCGAGGCGCCCGAGGCCGAGACCATCAGCGAGGAAGCCGAGCCGGTCAAGGAGTGA
- the secD gene encoding protein translocase subunit SecD, with protein sequence MAPPQGQMRPGRQLAVLGFIFVVLYLLVFFSGGASGSWKDRLEPRLGLDLIGGTRLTLEATNSVDGKPPTAENLEEARQIIESRVNAYGVAEAEVVTEGNRNIVISLPGQNRSLTDVGEAAELRFRKVLKATDGSGAATAPAPSPSASVAPSGSAKPSGSASPKPSGSASPKPSASAKVTASPSAGGQGGMAPAPSASATPTPSAPASAAPSASASAEPVPQSIEQQRKAVEQKVGAPAWAAASGLQAPADLTADPSLAGKLKPFGTLSPQEIAVLPVEMQFNVPTITCAQLDKRPAGSVKDPKQKAVACESGAKYLLDVAKVEGTDVKNASAQLDQTSAWVVSLNFTGKGQEKWTALTRESFTNEGQACDQTALGQDGKCRVAVVLDNEIVSSPEIQAVLTGDSQITGSFDNKSANALASQLRYGALPLTFEPQEQQNVTATLGDSHLKAGLLAAGIGMLLVIIYSFFYYRLLGSVIFLSLVLSALLVFGALVVLGRSIGFTLTLAGIAGMIVSLGVAADSFVIYFERLKDEIREGRSPRSAVPRAWIRARRTIISANAITLMSAVVLYIVSVGAVKGFAFALGLATVLDLVVVFLFRHPIMTMFARTRAFLSPRVSGLGRALPARSAESGTARNPRVKEA encoded by the coding sequence GTGGCACCACCTCAGGGACAGATGCGCCCCGGACGGCAACTCGCCGTGCTCGGGTTCATCTTCGTCGTCCTCTATCTTTTGGTGTTCTTCTCGGGCGGCGCCAGCGGTAGCTGGAAGGACCGGCTGGAGCCCCGGCTCGGCCTGGACCTCATCGGCGGCACCCGGCTGACGCTCGAGGCCACCAACAGCGTGGACGGCAAGCCGCCCACCGCCGAGAACCTCGAAGAGGCGCGGCAGATCATCGAGAGTCGGGTCAACGCCTACGGCGTGGCCGAGGCGGAGGTGGTCACCGAGGGCAACCGGAACATCGTCATCTCCCTGCCCGGCCAGAACCGCAGCCTCACCGACGTCGGTGAGGCAGCCGAGCTGCGCTTCCGCAAGGTGCTCAAGGCCACCGACGGCAGCGGTGCGGCGACCGCGCCGGCGCCGAGTCCCAGCGCCTCCGTGGCCCCGTCCGGCAGCGCCAAGCCCTCGGGCAGCGCCTCCCCGAAGCCGTCCGGCAGCGCGTCGCCCAAGCCGAGCGCGAGTGCCAAGGTCACCGCGTCGCCGAGCGCCGGCGGGCAGGGCGGCATGGCCCCCGCGCCGAGCGCCAGCGCGACGCCGACGCCGTCGGCCCCGGCGAGCGCCGCGCCGAGCGCCAGCGCCAGCGCCGAGCCGGTGCCGCAGAGCATCGAGCAGCAGCGCAAGGCCGTCGAGCAGAAGGTGGGCGCGCCCGCTTGGGCCGCCGCCTCCGGGCTCCAGGCCCCGGCCGACCTCACCGCCGATCCGTCGCTGGCCGGCAAGCTCAAGCCGTTCGGCACGCTCTCCCCCCAGGAGATCGCGGTGCTGCCGGTGGAGATGCAGTTCAACGTCCCCACCATCACCTGTGCCCAGCTCGACAAGCGGCCGGCCGGCTCGGTCAAGGACCCGAAGCAGAAGGCGGTGGCGTGCGAGTCGGGCGCCAAGTACCTGCTCGACGTGGCCAAGGTGGAGGGCACCGACGTCAAGAACGCCTCCGCCCAGCTCGACCAGACCAGTGCCTGGGTGGTCAGCCTGAACTTCACCGGCAAGGGCCAGGAGAAGTGGACCGCGCTGACCCGCGAGTCGTTCACCAACGAGGGTCAGGCCTGCGACCAGACCGCGCTCGGCCAGGACGGCAAGTGCCGGGTCGCCGTGGTGCTGGACAACGAGATCGTCTCCTCGCCGGAGATTCAGGCCGTGCTCACCGGTGACTCGCAGATCACCGGCAGCTTCGACAACAAGTCCGCGAACGCGCTGGCCAGCCAGCTCCGCTACGGCGCGCTGCCGCTGACGTTCGAGCCGCAGGAACAGCAGAACGTGACCGCGACGCTGGGCGACAGCCACCTCAAGGCCGGTCTGCTGGCGGCCGGCATCGGCATGCTGCTGGTCATCATCTACTCGTTCTTCTACTACCGGCTGCTCGGCTCGGTCATCTTCCTCAGCCTGGTGCTCTCCGCGTTGCTGGTCTTCGGCGCGCTGGTGGTGCTCGGCCGGTCGATCGGCTTCACGCTCACGCTCGCCGGCATCGCCGGCATGATCGTCTCGCTCGGTGTGGCGGCGGACTCGTTCGTCATCTACTTCGAACGCCTCAAGGACGAGATCCGCGAGGGCCGCAGCCCCCGCAGCGCGGTGCCCCGCGCGTGGATCCGGGCCCGCCGGACGATCATCTCGGCGAACGCCATCACGTTGATGTCGGCCGTGGTGCTCTACATCGTGTCGGTCGGCGCGGTGAAGGGCTTCGCCTTCGCGCTCGGCCTGGCGACCGTGCTCGACCTGGTCGTCGTGTTCCTCTTCCGTCACCCGATCATGACGATGTTCGCCCGTACCCGGGCGTTCCTGTCCCCGCGGGTCAGCGGTCTGGGCCGGGCGCTGCCGGCCCGGTCGGCCGAGTCGGGCACCGCCCGCAACCCGCGCGTCAAGGAGGCCTGA
- a CDS encoding adenine phosphoribosyltransferase — MTETHTTEVRGDSGPEVARLVASRLLDVPDFPKPGVMFKDLMPLFADGVAFREVIDGIIAYHGPESFDVVAGIEARGFVLAAAVAYATGVGVVPVRKAGKLPRATHSASYALEYGEATLEVHQDAFTAGHRVLVLDDVLATGGTAEATLDLVERAGGTVSGFTILLELGFLKGRERLAPRPVHALLTV, encoded by the coding sequence GTGACGGAGACGCACACCACCGAGGTACGGGGAGACAGCGGCCCGGAGGTCGCCCGGCTGGTCGCCAGCCGGCTGCTGGACGTGCCGGACTTCCCCAAGCCGGGGGTCATGTTCAAGGATCTGATGCCGCTCTTCGCCGACGGCGTGGCGTTCCGCGAGGTGATCGACGGGATCATCGCGTACCACGGTCCGGAGTCCTTCGACGTGGTCGCCGGCATCGAGGCGCGCGGGTTCGTGCTGGCCGCCGCCGTCGCGTACGCCACCGGGGTGGGCGTGGTGCCGGTACGCAAGGCCGGCAAGCTGCCCCGCGCGACCCACTCGGCCTCCTACGCGCTGGAGTACGGCGAGGCGACGCTGGAGGTGCACCAGGACGCGTTCACCGCCGGCCACCGGGTGCTGGTGCTGGACGACGTGCTGGCCACCGGCGGCACCGCCGAGGCCACGCTCGACCTGGTGGAGCGGGCCGGCGGCACGGTCTCCGGCTTCACGATCCTGCTGGAACTGGGCTTCCTGAAGGGTCGGGAGCGGCTCGCGCCGCGCCCGGTCCATGCCCTGCTGACCGTTTGA
- a CDS encoding 3-hydroxybutyrate dehydrogenase gives MTAEPVAVPHVVHVDLSGRNALVTGGGSGIGRACALRLAAAGAAVLVLDRNVEAAKAVAAEAGGRAEGIDLADPQAVDRLDVDADIVVNNAGLQHVAPVQEFPVERFEYIQRVMVEAPFLLIRRALPRMYANGWGRIVNISSVHGLRASPFKAAYVSAKHALEGLSKVVALEGAAHGVTANCINPAYVRTALVESQIADQAASHGIGEDEVIEKIMLARAAIKRLIEPEEVAELVAYLCAPPAAFLTGASIALDGGWTAN, from the coding sequence ATGACGGCAGAACCCGTGGCGGTCCCCCACGTCGTACACGTCGACCTCTCCGGTCGCAACGCGCTGGTGACCGGTGGTGGCAGCGGCATCGGACGGGCCTGCGCCCTGCGGCTGGCGGCGGCCGGCGCGGCCGTGCTGGTGCTGGACCGCAACGTGGAGGCGGCCAAGGCGGTCGCCGCCGAGGCCGGCGGCCGGGCCGAGGGGATCGACCTGGCCGACCCGCAGGCGGTGGACCGGCTCGACGTGGACGCCGACATCGTGGTGAACAACGCCGGGCTGCAACACGTCGCGCCGGTGCAGGAGTTCCCGGTCGAGCGGTTCGAGTACATCCAGCGGGTGATGGTGGAGGCGCCGTTCCTGCTGATCCGCCGGGCGCTGCCCCGGATGTACGCGAACGGCTGGGGCCGGATCGTCAACATCTCCTCGGTGCACGGGCTGCGCGCCTCGCCGTTCAAGGCGGCGTACGTCTCGGCCAAGCACGCCCTGGAAGGGCTGTCCAAGGTGGTCGCGCTGGAGGGCGCCGCGCACGGCGTGACGGCCAACTGCATCAACCCGGCGTACGTGCGGACCGCGCTGGTGGAGAGCCAGATCGCCGACCAGGCGGCCAGCCACGGCATCGGCGAGGACGAGGTGATCGAGAAGATCATGCTGGCCCGGGCGGCGATCAAGCGGCTGATCGAGCCGGAGGAGGTGGCCGAGCTGGTGGCGTACCTGTGCGCGCCGCCGGCCGCGTTCCTCACCGGCGCCTCGATCGCCCTCGACGGGGGCTGGACGGCCAACTAG